From Candidatus Xianfuyuplasma coldseepsis:
CAAGATATCAATAAAGCATTGACGATGATGTGTTGTACCAGGGCAAATATAACCCAAGTTTCACGTATGTCTTTGTATAGAATAATCAGATTAATCACCAAGGAACTCCCTACTATAATATAACCAAGCAAAGGAGAAATCTCACCGACAACATGGTTATACAAGGCGATGGTAAAAAACAGACCCATTGTAAGAACAATATGAACGACATTAACTACCAGTAGTACATTCTTATGATCGTAATAATCTTGACAAATAAAAGGCTGTGTTAATAGAGAATACGGAATCAATTGTGCTAAAAGGATGAAAATGAATAGAATCGGAATCATCGCAAACATCAAGACATTCCCACCGGTAAAATAACTGATAACTGCATAATACAAAAACAATCCCACAATACTTAACGTGCTTCGTGACATATCAACAATCCCCTTTTATAGTGTGTTTTCGATTACTTCACGAACAAGCAATCCTACTTGTCGTGAGGATAACTCTTTATATTGTTCATATGGAATCGGTGGATGAATCACAAGATCTAAATGTTTCTTCATCGGCCATTTTTTCTTGTAGTATCTTGGTTCTTTTACAATCGTTATAGGAACAATCGGCACTTTACTTTCTAGAGCGACTTTGAATGCGCCACTACGAAACTTCCTCAAAACACCAATCTCACGATTGACACCACCTTCGGGAAATATCACCATCGTCGATCCATGTTGGACGCGTTCGACAACTTTTGAAACAGCCTCACTACCTTGTCGTGCACTTTCCCGATTCAACATGACACAACCGATCGACTCCGCCCACCGACCAATGGATAAATAGGACCGGACTTCTTGTTTCGCGAGGAACGCGACAGGATATTCAGGCAAGGTGCACATTAACGCCGAAATATCTAGTTCTGATGTATGATTCGCATAGATTAAGAAGCCAGGATCTTTCGGTAGATTCTCTTTACCAATAACGGTTGCTTTCACACGGAATAAATGGAGGGGAACTTGGACAATCGCTTTTCCAAAGAAATGTTTCACTTTTGATGTTGTGGGGTAGCGTTTGGCAATCAACAAATACGTCACTTCCAGCCAAATAATCGCAGCAATTAATGCCACAACAAAAGCAATCACAAAACTGATGATAATCACAAACGGATTATCAACTACTTGATCAACACGATAATCAAACAGATAAATCGTGCCACCGATTGTCGCAAAGTAGACAAGAAGAATGTATGTTGTCAACATGGTTTCACCACCTAATTTCGTCCATTTAATTATATCATATTTTTAAAGCTCTATCCCAAATATTATCATCCTTTTCTCCAACGAAGAAAGAATCGATACCATGAGAATTCAGAATGGAGTATAATAAAAGTAAGTGAGGTGATGTTAATTATGATTGATAAACCCTTTATCAAAAATCTTGGAATATTAAGCGAATCCCAACAACAATCGATTCACAAACAGAATATCATCGTTGTTGGTTGTGGTGGAATTGGTGGCTATGTCGCTACTCAACTCGTTCGTCTGGGCGTATCGAAAATAATTCTTGTTGATTTTGATACCTTTGATAGAACCAATTTAAACCGGCAACTATATGCAACAAAACATACCATCGGACAGTTAAAAGTGGATGTTCTTGCCAACGAGTTACACAACATTCATCCCGCGGTAACAATCACAACGTACAATCAATCTATTGAGGATGTATCACCACAACAATTACAAGGTGCAACCTACCTTGTTGACGGTGTTGACACACCACAAACAAAAGTGTATCTCAATCAACTTGCCACAACATTAGACATCCCACTCGTTCATGGAGCGTGTGCTGGGTGGTATGCACAAGTTGGAATCATCGAGCCAGGGTGCATGCTTCTACAAGAAGTCTATCAAACCCAAACAAGTGGTATCGAACAAACACTACAAAACGCGGCATTTGTACCCGCTTTAACCGCTTCTTATATGGTTTCTGAATGGCTAAAACATCTCATCAACGATACCTCAAAGACCACGAATCAACTGCTTCTCATTGATTGTAAAAATAATACGATTGATTATTCAGGAAGACGTGATTTTGATGATTGATGTATGCTTCTATAATCTACTGCGATCGAAGTATCGAATTACCGAACTACAAGTACAAGCAGGAACCATTCACGAGATTATTAATGAGATTATTAAACAACATCCAGAAATTCAAAAAGACGATTTCAAGATGGCCATTGTATTCTATCATGGTAAGCCGATTCATTCTTCTGGATTTCATACCGAAATACCCGATAACGAACGAATTATCTTTACCCATTTTGTTGGTGGTGGATAACAATCAAGACTACAGTTTTGTAGTCTTTTTGAGTACCATAATAAAATAATAAACGAAATCCCTTTACTTATTTATCAAATGTGGTATAGTTAATTGCTTCTTCAAAAAGGAGGAATTATTATCCAATACAATAATCAGAAAATAGAACAAGCATTAACCGAAATGGGATTTGACGAGTTTACTCCCATTCAAACACAAACAATCCCACTTATTCAAGAAGGTCATGACGTGATTGGCCATTCTCAAACAGGAACAGGAAAAACCGCAGCATTTGCGATTCCAATGTTGGAACAACTGGATTTTGAATCGGACAAGATTCAAGCAATTATCCTTTGTCCAACCCGTGAACTTGCCGTCCAAGTAAAAGGTGAAATCGATCGCATCGGAACCTATTTCCCTCATCTCAAGACCCTTGCCGTATACGGCGGAGAGTCGATTCATAAACAAATTCAAGGATTAAAACATAAACCACAAATCATCGTTGGCACACCAGGTCGCACAATTGATCATATCAACCGGAAATTAATCCGCCTGGGACATGTCAAATACTTTGTTTTAGACGAAGCTGATGAAATGTTAAAAATGGGATTCATCGAAGACATCGAAACCATCTTAGAAGCAACCAACAAAGACAAACAGATGGTCATGTTTTCCGCTACCATGGCCAAACCAATCATTCGTATTACGAAACGCTATATGAACAACCCCAAACTCATCAGTGTCATCACGGATGAAGAAACAAACAAAGATATTACACAGTATTACTATCAAGTACAGGACAAAAACAAAGTCGAAGCCATCGGTCGCTTATTACACGTATACAATCCCAAACTTACCTTAATCTTTTGTAATACCAAACGCAAAGTCGATACGGTAACTCGGGAACTCACCAAAAAAGGATACAACGTCGACAAAATCCATGGCGACCTCCAACAAACGGCACGCCTACATGTCCTTGATAAATTCCATACCGGTGTATTAGATTTACTTGTCGCAACCGATGTTGCAGCAAGGGGATTAGATATCAAGAACGTTGAAGCTGTTATCAACTACGATGTTCCTGAAAAAGCGGAGTTTTACGTTCATCGAATCGGTCGTACGGGCCGCATTGGCAATAAAGGATACTCCTTTACCCTCGTATCCCGCAAGGATCTTGGAAACCTAGAGGAAATCTTTACCTTTACCAAATCAACAATCAAGAAACGAAACATCCCCACACCGGAAAAAGTCATCTCGGTTCGCCAACAAAAACAAGCCGAAGAAGTGCATGACATCATCACCAATATCAATACCAATCCGCATTTTGATCTAGCTAGCCAATTGCTGAATGAAAATGATGCCACCGATGTTGTCCAAGCACTGTTACATAAACTAAGTAAGAACGATTCATCCAATAAGGTTAATGGCGACATTAACGAATCATTTCAAAAAGGACATAAGAATAAATCATCGGATAAAGGACAAATGACACGATATCATTTGAATGTTGGGAAAGTTCAAGGGGTAACCCCAAAATCACTATCACAACTCATCATGAAGAAAACCAAACTACACAATTCCCAAATCGATCAAATTTACGTCACAAGAACATCCGCGTTCTTTTCGACAAAATCGTCAAAGATGAATCAAGTCATGAAAAATCTATCCAACATAACCGTTGGCGGGAAACGTACCTCAATCCGCCTTGCAAAAGAACAACAATAACAAAAAAAACGAATTCAAACATGAAATAGTAAGATGTTAGTAGACACATAAAAAACACGTGTATTACTAACATCTTTTTGTATGCTTTTGTATCTACATGGCAGTATCTTGTAGTGGGTATTACAAATGGATCAAAGATGAACTATACAAGGATTTGATTTATACAATGCAAATGATATCCATAATACAATAGAAGAGTTCTTCTATCATTGTAACTATGAAAGGGTGGCATATAGCCAAGAATGCAAAACCCCAATCCAAGTTAGACTTGAACTGGGGTTCAATTAATGGTCTTTTTTGTGTCTATGAACTCTTGATAATTTCGAAATGTGTTGAATGTCTTATGTCTTATTCATTTATATAAAACTCTAATCCATATTCACCCAATTCATCAAGAATAGCATCATCCCACTTCTCAGATAACTGATCGTACAAACCACCTATATCAGAGAATGTTGCAATGAAGTTGTTGGCTTGATTTAACAAGATTGTATTGCCTTCTTGAACTGCCATACCAATTGCAGCTGATAAGAATGCATCCCATACAATAATGGTGTCATCAGGATTCGCATTGTGTCCATTAACGATTGGATTTGCGCTCATAATTAAGACATCCGCTGTCCCTTGTACTACAGACTCAATCGCGGTAGATAAATCTGTTGTTTCCGTTACATTTTTTCCGTACGACTCTGGGATTGTTACGGATACTTGCGAAGCGATTCCGACAAAGTTAACATCTTCAATTGCTACTATATCTTCTATGGTTGAAGAGGATGTAATCCCGTTCGTAGTAGCAAAGTCCTTATTCACAAGAGAGATTAGCTTGAAGTAGAAGTACGGATCACTAAAATCAACAAGTTCTTCACGTGATTCCGTAATGCTCATTGAGGCAATTATGATATCAATATCTCCAGAATTAACAGCAGCAATTAAACTACCAAAGTCCATATTGACAATCTCAATTTGACGACCGATATATTCACCAAACGCGTATGCTATATCTACACTAATACCTTCAGGAACTTGATTTAAAGTAACGGTTTCAAATGGTGGATACCGGAGATCCATTCCCACCTTTAAGGCTTCTGAACAAGTATATTTAGCTTGTAGTGTTGTGTCTTCTACAAGAGTTAAACTTGTGATCGTTTCCTCGTCAAGAATCCATCCATCGAATGTACAACCAGACTGAACAGGATTATCGGGAAATACAATCTCAGTTCCTTGTTCCAGTGTTTGTGTGTCAATGACAGTCTCGTCAACATTTACAAACGTAACCACATGGTAAACAACATTCGCTACCCATTTTGCGTGAAGTGTAAGATCTCCTACCACAGCATTGGAGAAATCATAAGAGCTGTTTAATGTGGAATCCGTAAACCACCCTTCAAATGTGTACCCCTCTTTCTGTGGTACAGTTGGTTCAGCTACAGACCGTCCATCTGTGACAGAAATAGGACCAATGTCTGTACCTCCATCCGTTTCGAAGGTAACTGTAAATTCTATAGGTTCAACCTCTGGAGTAGAACACCCTACGAATAAAAAAACTAGTAAAACAATTCCTAACATGCTAAAAATTTTCATCATAATCCTTCCTTTCTACATACATTATTCTGGTATAAGAATCTCGCGTACTTCATCCCACGGACTAATATCGAGGGGATTCATTGTATCATTTTGTAGTGTTTCATCAAAGAAATCCACCATCATTGTTTCTAGAATTGTATTTAAATATCGTCCATCCACATCGCCGGTAAAACCAATCACTCCAGTCAAAGGGGAATACATGTATACCATTGAGAAATCATAATGGGTTGTGCCATCTACTTGGTAGAGGATTGAGGATGGACTATTGTCAATCAATGTATAGAGTTGTTCATTGTTATAACTCTCTTCCCATGCCCCACTACGGACAAACACAGAAGGAATATCCAAACCTTGTTCCAATAACGTTTCATCAATCGATTCGACCCAAGCGTCTAATCCAAAGACCGCATCAATGCGATCATCCTTAAGCGCGGCTGCGACATCGCCACCACCACCGGTGGAATGCCCAACAACACCAATGCTATCTACATCAAGAACCCCAGTAAACATCGAATCTATTGTACCGTCTTGTAAATCTTCCAAGTAATTGAGTGTCGTAATCACATCATCGCCATAGGTATTCACTAGCGTATTCGCATACTCTAAAAAGTCGGGTGTTGTATTACGCAGCGGTAAGGCTTCTAAATTAAGGGGAGCAACGGTCCCATCAAAGACGGTCGCAACTGTTCCATAGGTATGATCAATACTGACGACAATGTATCCATGACTTGCCAGTTCTTCCGCAAAGTCGTTATGAAGATTACGGAATCCCCGCCATCCATGGGAAATAATAATTACCGGATAACTGGTTTCACTGGTATTGATTGCGGCATCCTTATACGAATGCGATAAGATACTCGTCGTATGATCAAGGACAAATGCCGGTAATCCCGTATCTACTGCAAGAGCACGGGCAACCACGCGTCCATCCTCCAACCACGGAACTTGCTCATAGCCATCCGTGGTTTCCGCAGGATACCACAGTTGGATTTTTATTGTTCTTGTATCAACGTCCCCATTATACAGTTCTTCACGGCTGTGATCGTTGACGGTATATGAGGTGGTTCCGATATCATAGATTCCTGTAGGTTCCGGCAAGTCATATACCGGAAAGACATACAGGGCAACACTCGATAGAAGAAATAAGACCACTGACAACGTCAGAAGAGTTCCTCTTACCCACCGTTTTAATCCATACCGTGTTTGAATGTACAGTATGAACCCCACAAGTAGAACTCCACCATAAAACGGATATACTTGCCACTTGACACTCTCGATGAATCCCTGTAGCACAATCAAAAGTGCAACCACACTTCCGACAATACTTAAGAAGAACAACGATGGTTGTTTTTTTATAAATAAGAGGCCAATAAGACCCATTGATACGACAATCAATATACCATCAAATACACTCATATAGGTACCTCCATATGTACAATATCACACTTGTAATTGTACCATATTGATCTGGTTGTTAGTCTAGGTGATACTCCCCAAGATAGGGAGCTAACCGAAATTGAATATAGAGAAACCAGCCAATCAATCCCACATGCAATACATCATTCGCACTGAACCAGATTCCCGTATTGGTATACAGTGTTTCGGTAAATCCGGGAAGATAGTACGCGTAATATAACACATTCACAATCAGGAATAATATCCACAAGATAATAAACCGTTTATTACGTTCATCTTTTTGTACTCTAAACTGCCGAATATTAAGGACAAAGAAAAAGACAAATAAAGGCATAAAGAAGATGGTGAATAACTCATATGAGATTAAGAAGTATATCTCAAATATCGATCCCATTAATAATAGTATTGTATAGACAACAAGTAATCCCTTCGCATACCTTTTTAGATACGATTTTAGTGGTCCTTTAGTAAAATCCTCGGCAAATGCCAACGCCATCACCGCGATACTGATTGCGGTGACAAATAAATACGCCAGTTCAAACCAACTGGTAAATTCACAAACGGGCTGTCCACTACATTTTAATTCATACCCAAAACCTTGATACGAGGTACCAGCAAGAAGTGTACCCACACCCCAAAAGAGAAAACTAATTCCCCATAAGGTTTTGTGTTGACGAAGTAATAAATATCCTAGTACAAGTATTTGAATTCCCAGAAGGTATACGATAATCGTCGAACTTGGAACAATAATAATCCAGCGATTAAAGATGGTTATCGTTGGTTTAGATTCAAGATACAATTGTGGTGTGATGTCATCAAACATCAAGATTCCATGGGGCATAAACACATACAACATTGCGAGCACAACGAGTATTAAAACGGAATAGATAAGGAATCGTTTCATATACAAAATCCTCCTTATAATCTAGGTATAGTATACCATAAAAAAGAGAGACTTTTATGTCTCTCTTTTGGTATTATTCAGTTGTAAACGGAATGATATCATAATCCGTATCCACAATGGTATACTGTTCTGTCACATCGATGAACTCATCAACCGAAATTGTGAGATCGATCGCATCGTTATTTAGAATATCAAACGTTAGTGTAATAATAACCGTTGTGTCTTCGATGGGGTTAATTGCATCGACATAATTAAATGTCAGAATCCCATCTACCGCATCATTGACAACATTCTCTAAACCATTGGTGTAACTCGTTAGGTCAAGTTTTGTGTGATCATAACCGATTTCCATTTCATATCCAACAAATCGTACGGCACCATCAATGATAATATCAACGACTAACGTCTCCGTATCCATCGAGGCAATGTTTGCCCAAATGACATTGTCTTCAGTATAATGAATATCCGAAGCCCACCGGGCATAGATATCAAAATCATAATTGGGCATCACCGCTAATTCAAGTGGTACAGTAAGTGCTTCATCAGTATACCAATCGATAAAGAGATGGTCTGTGTATGTTGGAAGTGGAATTTCAACAATGCTGTCGCCTGTTTGAAACATTACATCATACGAGGCTTCGCCGTTTTCGGGATGAATCGTAATCGTATGCGATTCCCCTTCCCATACAGCATAGAGGGTAATACTTGACGATGATATCGTTGTGAAATTAAGATTAAACAACGAGTCATCATCCTCGGTTAAGGACCATCCAAGGAAGGTATATCCTTCTTTGACAGGAGTAGGCAACGTTAGTGAAATATCGGTTTTTGAGATTTCCATCGGTTGGACTACGTTCCCACCAAGGGTATCAAAGTAGACGATTAATGTGGTATCTTCTTCCTCGCCACCCTCAGGGTTTAACAAGAAACAGGAGGAAAGAAACAATACCAAAAGCATCGTTATTGATAATAGACTGATTCGCTTAAACATATCAAACCACATCCTTTGTAGTAGTCTTTGAAGGAACCATTATTGTGGTTCTAGAGTAGTAATTAGCCCAGCAATATAGAGTTGAATCTGAGCGGCATCAGTTAAATCCAATACATCATCATGATTGATATCAGCCAAGGCTTGTTTGGTTTCTGACAAGGTGATTAACCCTTCCATATGAAGTTGGATTAACGCGACATCGGAGATGGTAACCATCTCATTGAAATCAACATCACCATATTGTCCAACCCGAACTCCTGGAAAATCAAAAAGTACGTCGTCAATCACTGCTAGATTATTCTCTGAATCGAGGGTAATGAACTCATGATAATACGATACACTTTCACTAATAACACCATAATCCCCACTGGTTATTCCTTGATTTGCTGTGAAGTATAACGTAAATAGTACGACCTCACCGTTTAGTTTCGTATTGATATCGACGTAGTTAATGAGGAGTTCACCACTCGTTGTGGAATTGATGGTTACCGCACCACCTAGTGCGGTAGAACCAACAATATTATCGAAGGTAAACATCGTGTCATCATACACAAGCATCGTTTGAAACCCGATGAGATCTGTTGCTTCCGATACCAAAATATCCATACCAAAGGTCATTTCTGGAGCAATGATCATGTCTCGTGAACTGTGAACCGTAATCGTTGATGTCTCAGCATGTACAGGGGCTGTTGAAAATATGGCTATCATCAATAGTGTAAAAACACTAATGAACACTTGTAGTTTTTTCATATAGACCTCCTTATATAAGTTGAGGTCATATTATAACCACTTCCATCCTAGATAGTATCCATCAATATGAAGAACAACATATGCATCGGACCCAGTATAGTTACCAGCCCATGTTACAGCATATACTTCCATTTGATCAATTGGAGCACCAGTGTTTACAGCGATTTCAGCTAATGTGCTATATCCCATACTACTTAGGTATGCATTTCCAGCAATGGCGGCATCATCAGCTAATAGTCCATCAACACTTCCTAATGGGTATCCAGAGTGTGCTTGTATTGCTGATTCTGCATCGGTGAAGAGTGGATAAATACCGGCATCATATACTCTATATTCACCATTTAATTCTTGAACAACCATTAAGAAAGTTTCACCATTATCAGAGACAATAATCTCGGCATATAATCCATCCAAACCGTTTGCTACTTGGAGATTTGCTAGGGTATCGCCTAAGACATATTGAGCAATGTTGGTTCCATCACTTCTTGTAGCGACAACCATACCTTCCATATCCATGTACGCGTCAATTAGTTCTGTCGTACTATCAAATACATATTGGATAATACCATCACGAACGTAGACACGACGCTGTAATGCTTGAGACAATGCGTTGAACGACCAAATTTCATGAACCAAGGTTCCATCAACATTGTGATAGGATACTTCAATGTTTGGTGTGTGGGTATCCATACCCCAGTTTAAGGTAAATCCAGAGACATTATCATCTTGATATACTTCCAAGAAACCAGGAGCATCTATTAAGGAACCACTAATTCCACCAATACCTAAATCACTATTGGCAACCATCATGTAATCATAGTAGTTACTTGGGAATTCGGTATCATGAACATCAATGATTACTTGAATGTAATTGGTATCATCAACGAACAAACTTTCATACTGCTGTTTTAAGCTTGTTGCCGCAGCTTGAGCAGTGGTATTACCACTGGATGCATATCGTAGTTCTAATACAATTTGGGTGTATGCTTCTGGAGTACCAGGAGTATAGTAGCCATCAGAAATCCCTTGATTTACCGCAGCAATAAAGTAATCATATGCCATCATTGCATCATATCCATAAGTTCCCATTCCAAAGTCATCCAAGATTGCTTGTCCAGCAACGGATCCCCGTACGGAAATTCCACCTTCGGCATCAATGAAGTAATAGTCTGTAAACAAGGCATAGGCTGGTAAGTACGTCAGGGCATCTGTCACTGCCAACTGATAACGATCAATACCATAATACAGTGCCTTCCGCATATCAACATATTGTAATAATGGTTCCGGTATGAATTCATTATTAATTCCCGTATTTGGATACTGAGCAATGTAGGCATCCCGATTTTCTTCGGTACCAAAGGCGTTGATCATCAACCGCCATGTGGTTGTACCTGGAACCACTGATATACGAGGATCATTCACAAAATCATTTACTCGAGTACTTGGCACGCGAGCGGTATCCAATCGACCTGCTAAGAACTCTTCAAATACTTGATCATCCGCTTCAATATAGCGATATTGAATACCAGTGAAATGATACAACTCTTCATGGGCATATAATGGGTTCTTTGCAAAGAATAAGAATTGTCCTTGAGTCCGTTCATCTACGGTATATGGACCACTATATGCAACATTTTCAAGTGATGAACCATATGTATTTTCTCCCAAGTATTCATACAACTCTTGATTGATAGGACTCCATCCTTGGTTTGTTGTCATATACTTGATATCAAACATAGATTTTTCGAAGTCGAATTCTAAACGAATGGTATTGTTATCAATGGCTTTTAAACCAACATCAGTCCATGTTTTGGTACCATCAATATATTCTTGAGCATTCTTAATACCGTTCGTAATAAAATCTCCACCACCAGCAGTCGCACGGAACCATTGATTATCGAGTGCTGTTTGCCATGTCCAGATGTAATCATTGGCATCAAGAACATCATGCCCTGCAGGTAATAAACTCGTATCAAACGTTGGATAGTAGTTCCAGACTAAGTCCGTACGAAGCGGAATATCCCATGTGGTTGCATAGACTTTTCCATTGATAATTTGGGGATCAACAGCTACCGGATTATTGGCGGCTAAATCGGGATTGATCTCAAAGTTTGATACGTCATTCCCAAAATAGAATTTGTAGAGCTTACCTGTAAACAATTCAATAATATCCATAGAAGCTGAATCGTCAACAATGTATGGATTATATTCCGTAGGATAATACGAAAAATGATCGCGCCATGTGTACTCTCCAGGATTACCATATACCGCATCATACATATAGACGGTTGAATCATCTGCAGTTAATGAAGAGTATTCCTCACCAAACTGTAAGACACCATTGTATTCAGGAGAAAATAACGCAGTCCGATCCGAAAACATAACCCGTGAGGCCGATGTATATAGTGGGACACCACCGGACATTGTATCAAGCAGATACCGTTCTGCCGCGGCGAATAGAATAGCCTTGTCTTCGGTATCTATTTGTGTTAAGTCATAGACGCCATTGGCGTAGTTATAAGTAATGTTTACCTGACCATCCGGTTCTAACGTCGAAATAATACCCGCAACATAAAGCTGCACTTTTGCAACATCAATAACCGACACAAAACCATCTTGATTGACATCGGCAAAGTATGCTTCCCAGGTTTCCAAACTCGTCAACTCAGCAATGTACAATTGCATAATTGCCGCATCGGTAATATTTACCGTACCATCTAAATTAGCATCCCCAATATACCCACGTTTCACTTGATCAAAATTAAATGTGACAACATCCACAGGAATAACATTATAGAGTTCATCAATCGTTATAAATTGATGCATATACGCTGGATCTTCCGTGACGACATCCACATCTTCGTATAGAATTGTACTGCTTGCGTGGAAGGTTACTGTGAAGAGAACTTGAGATCCATTCAGTGGTTGTAGCACATCCACATAGTTTAAAACCAGTTCTCCAGGAATCGTATCGTTGATTGTCATCGGATTCCCTAAACTTGATGAATCCTCAACGGAAACCAGTGTAAACTTAGATGTATCGTAGAGTAGTTTGGTTTGAAACCCAACCAAATCCACGGCGTTATCCGCAACAATATCAATACTAAAATCAGAATCCGGCGTTATGTATTCAAGTTCAGTACTTGTAATCATTAACCCGTTTCCTTCGGCGGCTATATCACGCAATGTTACAAATGATACAAAGCCAACCACTAGAAGCATTACAACAGCTACACTTTTCTTAAGCATAATCATTTCCCTTTCTTTTTCCTCTTTATTTTGTAATTCATTTTCTCCAATAAAAAAACAGCACAAACCAGTTTGAAAAAACATGTTTGTGCTGTATCCTGTTGTGTTAAAAGAAGAGTTCCCATATTCCCACAGTATGACAGTCCCCAAATCCATGCTCTTCCAACTTCTATATTGTACTCTAAATATACCATATTTAGAAACGATTGTAAATAAGTTTAAAGCCCTATAAATCAGTATAGGAAATCAGTTGTACTGCGTTTTGAACGTCCTGAATCACACGTTTATCACAGAGCATTTCTCGTTCTAAATCACGTGGTACTGTTAGCGATGAGTTGTGCAACACAACCCCATCAACATATCCCGGATGAACGACAAACAATCCGTAGTCTTCTTGAGAACTGTTGATAAAATTAAGGAGTTCCTGCTTAGGATTATATCCATCTCTCATGGGATTCATCGATACGACAACATCATGATTCTTGATTCGGATTGTTGTATCGTGAATTGGAAATGGTGAGAAGAGAATGTCATATTTTTTACTAAGTTCTTTCATTACATATACAAGGTTCTTTGGATACACCGCATGACTTTCAATATAGTTTGGCTTTCGCCCTGTAATCGCGATAAATTCCTCATATTGTGCTTGCACCTCCAAAGCCATCTCTTTACGCTTAGAGGTATCAAATGCACGAGTTCGATAGGCTTTAGAGCAAATAAATAATCCGTTTTGATCTACTAGACTGGGAATCAACGATGGATCTGTGAGAGGTGTTCCCACGGTAATATTTACGTGTAAACCTAGACAAACATCCTCGTTTTTAATGAGCTCATATCCGTCTTTTGATGAC
This genomic window contains:
- a CDS encoding dockerin type I repeat-containing protein; this translates as MKKLQVFISVFTLLMIAIFSTAPVHAETSTITVHSSRDMIIAPEMTFGMDILVSEATDLIGFQTMLVYDDTMFTFDNIVGSTALGGAVTINSTTSGELLINYVDINTKLNGEVVLFTLYFTANQGITSGDYGVISESVSYYHEFITLDSENNLAVIDDVLFDFPGVRVGQYGDVDFNEMVTISDVALIQLHMEGLITLSETKQALADINHDDVLDLTDAAQIQLYIAGLITTLEPQ
- a CDS encoding ABC transporter substrate-binding protein, whose protein sequence is MLKKSVAVVMLLVVGFVSFVTLRDIAAEGNGLMITSTELEYITPDSDFSIDIVADNAVDLVGFQTKLLYDTSKFTLVSVEDSSSLGNPMTINDTIPGELVLNYVDVLQPLNGSQVLFTVTFHASSTILYEDVDVVTEDPAYMHQFITIDELYNVIPVDVVTFNFDQVKRGYIGDANLDGTVNITDAAIMQLYIAELTSLETWEAYFADVNQDGFVSVIDVAKVQLYVAGIISTLEPDGQVNITYNYANGVYDLTQIDTEDKAILFAAAERYLLDTMSGGVPLYTSASRVMFSDRTALFSPEYNGVLQFGEEYSSLTADDSTVYMYDAVYGNPGEYTWRDHFSYYPTEYNPYIVDDSASMDIIELFTGKLYKFYFGNDVSNFEINPDLAANNPVAVDPQIINGKVYATTWDIPLRTDLVWNYYPTFDTSLLPAGHDVLDANDYIWTWQTALDNQWFRATAGGGDFITNGIKNAQEYIDGTKTWTDVGLKAIDNNTIRLEFDFEKSMFDIKYMTTNQGWSPINQELYEYLGENTYGSSLENVAYSGPYTVDERTQGQFLFFAKNPLYAHEELYHFTGIQYRYIEADDQVFEEFLAGRLDTARVPSTRVNDFVNDPRISVVPGTTTWRLMINAFGTEENRDAYIAQYPNTGINNEFIPEPLLQYVDMRKALYYGIDRYQLAVTDALTYLPAYALFTDYYFIDAEGGISVRGSVAGQAILDDFGMGTYGYDAMMAYDYFIAAVNQGISDGYYTPGTPEAYTQIVLELRYASSGNTTAQAAATSLKQQYESLFVDDTNYIQVIIDVHDTEFPSNYYDYMMVANSDLGIGGISGSLIDAPGFLEVYQDDNVSGFTLNWGMDTHTPNIEVSYHNVDGTLVHEIWSFNALSQALQRRVYVRDGIIQYVFDSTTELIDAYMDMEGMVVATRSDGTNIAQYVLGDTLANLQVANGLDGLYAEIIVSDNGETFLMVVQELNGEYRVYDAGIYPLFTDAESAIQAHSGYPLGSVDGLLADDAAIAGNAYLSSMGYSTLAEIAVNTGAPIDQMEVYAVTWAGNYTGSDAYVVLHIDGYYLGWKWL
- a CDS encoding InlB B-repeat-containing protein, whose translation is MFKRISLLSITMLLVLFLSSCFLLNPEGGEEEDTTLIVYFDTLGGNVVQPMEISKTDISLTLPTPVKEGYTFLGWSLTEDDDSLFNLNFTTISSSSITLYAVWEGESHTITIHPENGEASYDVMFQTGDSIVEIPLPTYTDHLFIDWYTDEALTVPLELAVMPNYDFDIYARWASDIHYTEDNVIWANIASMDTETLVVDIIIDGAVRFVGYEMEIGYDHTKLDLTSYTNGLENVVNDAVDGILTFNYVDAINPIEDTTVIITLTFDILNNDAIDLTISVDEFIDVTEQYTIVDTDYDIIPFTTE
- a CDS encoding ChbG/HpnK family deacetylase, which produces MKYLLLRADDLGYSPGINQGIAESVKCGLVKNVGLMVNVPSSKDGYELIKNEDVCLGLHVNITVGTPLTDPSLIPSLVDQNGLFICSKAYRTRAFDTSKRKEMALEVQAQYEEFIAITGRKPNYIESHAVYPKNLVYVMKELSKKYDILFSPFPIHDTTIRIKNHDVVVSMNPMRDGYNPKQELLNFINSSQEDYGLFVVHPGYVDGVVLHNSSLTVPRDLEREMLCDKRVIQDVQNAVQLISYTDL